DNA from Longimicrobium sp.:
CTCCGTGTCCGTCACCACGTTGATGCACCAGTTGATGCCGTAGATCAGGTAGACGTAGGTGATCCCCGGCGGGCCGAACATCACGTCGTTCCTCGCCGTGCGGCCGAACTTCTCCCACGCGTGCGACGCGGCGTCGTGCGGCCCGACGTACGCCTCCGTCTCCACGATCTCCCCCACGACGCGCGCGCCCCCCACCTCGCTGACGAGCCGCGTCCCCAGCAGGTCGCGGGCGACGGTCTCGGCCGGGCGCGCGCAGAACTCCGGCGGGAGCGGCGCGGGGTCCACAACGGACGAGCGCCGCGCCCGGTCTTCACCGGACGCGGCGCTCGCGGAAGCCTTTCGGCTCACGAGGTGGGCGGCGTGCCGCCGCGTCCCCCGCGCCCGCGTCCCCGGCGCGGCCGGCTTCCGCCCGCCTTGCCGCCTTCCCCGCCCTGCGCGGGCGGCTCGGGCTGCGGCGCCTCGGCCGCGGGGCGATTGCCGCCGCGCCCCCGTCCGCGACCGCCAGCCGCCGCCTCGGGCGCCGGCTGCGGAGCGGCCTCCGGCGCGGGCTGCGCACCGCCGCGGCCGCGTCCACGACGACCACCGGCCGCCGGGGCCTCCGCCGCCGGCGCGGCGGGAGCCGCCTCGGCGCGCGGACCGCGGCCAGCGCGGCCGCGTCCACCACCGCCCGCCTCCGCCGCCGGAGCGGCGGGGAGCGCGGTCTCCGTCGCCTGCTGCTGCGCGCCGCCGCGGCCGCGGCCACGACGGCCACCGCCCGCGGCGGGCTGCTCGGGCGCCGGAGCCGGCGCCTCCGCCTGCGGCGCGGGAGCGGGCGCCTGCGCGCCACCCCGTCCCCGCCCGCCACGCCCGCGCGAGCGGCCGCGCGGCTGCGCGTCACCCGCGGGGAGCGACGCCGGCTCCATCAGCGTGGGATCGGTCTCCCCCTGCGGACCCACGGGAACGTCGATGCCGCCGACGTCCAC
Protein-coding regions in this window:
- a CDS encoding DNA-3-methyladenine glycosylase, producing the protein MSRKASASAASGEDRARRSSVVDPAPLPPEFCARPAETVARDLLGTRLVSEVGGARVVGEIVETEAYVGPHDAASHAWEKFGRTARNDVMFGPPGITYVYLIYGINWCINVVTDTEGFPGAVLIRAAMPVEGIETARERRPGRADRELMRGPGNLARALGVTGAQNRHPLDAPPLWLAAGRAVPDAEVSIGPRIGIPAHRAADWPLRFWISGSRWVSKNS